The following are encoded together in the Myxocyprinus asiaticus isolate MX2 ecotype Aquarium Trade chromosome 7, UBuf_Myxa_2, whole genome shotgun sequence genome:
- the LOC127444134 gene encoding uncharacterized protein LOC127444134 produces the protein MERERVILFTLVCIWFCEHQRVFGAEVDIKVKPGDNITLFCDCAIPIGSQIIWIRNCSHENQPSLFIRFDGLFKGIFPRYSFVPNNSSNSYDLHIKNTSVSDEGIYHCAKAEKNIEEDALGIIRSKEKYQYGNRTTRLSLLEPASTTVSPSPVSDCLLCWQLLFSVCPVCVLLCSICAYCLCQKKNTGPDSRAFSEEKAETQTFNQHDEGEDEVCYASLDMPSKRQKQLKKKRLQGSDFSTYSEVRTKRS, from the exons atggagagagaaagagtcatCTTATTCACACTTGTGT GCATTTGGTTTTGTGAACACCAGAGAGTCTTTGGGGCAGAAGTGGACATCAAAGTTAAACCGGGAGACAACATCACTCTCTTCTGTGATTGTGCCATACCAATTGGTTCACAAATTATTTGGATCAGAAACTGCTCACATGAAAATCAACCGTCTCTATTTATACGTTTTGATGGCCTGTTCAAGGGGATCTTTCCACGTTATAGTTTTGTACCCAACAACTCCAGTAACTCCTATGATCTACATATTAAGAACACCAGTGTCTCAGATGAGGGAATTTACCACTGTGCTAAAGCAGAAAAAAATATAGAAGAAGATGCACTTGGCATCATAAGATCCAAAGAAAAGTACCAGTATGGAAACAGAACAACTCGTCTCTCTCTCTTAG AGCCAGCGTCCACCACAGTCTCCCCCTCTCCCGTATCAGACTGTTTACTCTGCTGGCAGCTGCTGTTCAGTGTGTGTCCTGTGTGTGTTCTCCTCTGCTCCATCTGTGCATACTGCCTCTGTCAGAAAAAAAATACAG GTCCTGATTCTAGAGCTTTTTCAGAGGAGAAAGCTGAAACACAGACTTTCAACCAACATGATGAG gGTGAAGATGAAGTGTGTTATGCTTCATTGGACATGCCTTCCAAACGACAAAAGCAGCTCAAGAAAAAGAGACTGCAGGGTTCAGACTTTAGTACTTATTCAGAGGTCAGAACCAAAAGATCATAG